In Actinomycetota bacterium, one DNA window encodes the following:
- a CDS encoding 4Fe-4S binding protein, with amino-acid sequence MTGMKDEVYRALAEHLDRMPVGAPMSEELLEILRVLFTPEEARLAVRLPFFNTPLPEIARATGMREDELRGMLDAMASKGTVFRSVKDGVARYRLLPTLVGFSETPFWPGRDDERARRLAPLWIRYLANAWGREIADRELPLVRVVPVEEDVNETSEVLPFETAKELVEGASFRAVAYCPCRQMKAYVGEGCEHERENCFHFGSMGRYIVEQGMGKPVTLEEAVRKLEEAHEAGLVFTVDNHQGKISTLCCCCSCCCVFLHSRRELGFENAVNPSSYVARVDRELCVGCGECEERCPVGAVRLDEHELARVDREECLGCGVCVPNCTGGAISLRRREKRSGVPTLEEFMSSLQRE; translated from the coding sequence GTGACGGGTATGAAGGACGAGGTCTATCGCGCCCTTGCCGAACACCTGGACAGGATGCCGGTCGGGGCGCCCATGAGCGAGGAGCTCCTCGAGATATTGCGTGTTCTCTTCACGCCGGAGGAGGCGCGCCTGGCGGTGAGGCTGCCCTTCTTCAACACCCCGCTTCCGGAGATCGCGAGGGCAACCGGCATGCGGGAGGATGAGCTGCGCGGCATGCTCGATGCCATGGCCTCCAAGGGCACGGTGTTCCGCAGCGTCAAGGACGGCGTCGCCAGGTACCGCCTGCTGCCCACCCTGGTGGGTTTCTCCGAAACGCCTTTCTGGCCGGGCAGGGACGACGAGAGGGCGCGCAGGCTGGCCCCCCTGTGGATCAGGTACCTGGCAAACGCCTGGGGAAGGGAGATCGCCGACCGCGAGCTGCCGCTGGTCAGGGTGGTGCCGGTGGAGGAGGACGTGAACGAGACGTCGGAGGTGCTCCCCTTCGAGACGGCCAAGGAGCTTGTGGAGGGGGCTTCCTTCCGTGCAGTCGCATACTGCCCCTGCAGGCAGATGAAGGCCTACGTGGGGGAGGGCTGCGAGCACGAGAGGGAGAACTGCTTTCACTTCGGGTCCATGGGGAGGTACATCGTCGAGCAGGGCATGGGGAAGCCCGTGACCCTGGAGGAAGCGGTGCGCAAGCTGGAAGAGGCGCACGAGGCCGGCCTGGTCTTCACCGTCGACAATCACCAGGGAAAGATATCCACCCTGTGCTGCTGCTGCTCCTGCTGTTGCGTTTTCCTGCACAGCCGCAGGGAGCTGGGGTTCGAGAACGCGGTGAACCCCTCGAGTTACGTGGCCCGGGTGGACCGCGAGCTGTGCGTGGGCTGCGGCGAGTGCGAGGAGCGCTGCCCGGTAGGGGCGGTGAGGCTGGACGAACACGAGCTGGCCAGGGTGGACCGCGAGGAGTGCCTGGGATGCGGGGTGTGCGTCCCCAACTGCACCGGCGGGGCTATCTCCCTGCGGCGGCGGGAGAAGAGGAGCGGCGTTCCCACTCTGGAGGAGTTCATGTCCTCGCTGCAGCGGGAGTGA
- a CDS encoding Ig-like domain-containing protein, whose product MKAKRTGGVMPRFLLALLLLAAWWTCPAAQQDCVADSAYKVITANPTFTVGTLQSGNYTNTQTADNTYMQVREGWTFIGIQLVACLDMQLNRWQTFNEAPRNKLLDIAIELEGYQNNAADSWYVQFYNYDAGAWDTSWYFLGSLPTTPDGTLRVAVGNAVLARRFVSAAGEFQLRFVDNNTVSGGTDSTRTRLYIDLLRARFVYDITPPASTISAPADMEYTNAHSYTVRGVSGDPGQDPSGVSLVEVSTDGGGSWNAATPAAPGDYSSWSYNWTIPGEGTYTVRSRATDRVNNVETPGAGVRVVVDWTPPQVYSVTPPGGSINVGVGTLVTARFSEANGIKAGTVNASTFTLTDEEGTPIAGSVTYDPGTMTATFDPANDLFYGYVYTARLTTGITDVAGNPLPADYSWSFRTADILTMSLVDTYNRDGTPGGGAVDFGSMNPEGSPYVVGGGTPPYAVKLRVLSSTGWNLFTNAISDLTDASQAPPAVIPISQLQWMLSGGGSWTPFTLLASQVYPAARNRTPQPGGSELPFHLRLDLTWEDLPGNYSTTIVFLAMVQP is encoded by the coding sequence ATGAAGGCGAAGCGAACGGGCGGTGTCATGCCCCGTTTCCTCCTCGCGCTCCTCCTCCTCGCGGCCTGGTGGACCTGCCCCGCCGCGCAACAGGATTGCGTCGCGGATTCCGCCTACAAGGTCATCACCGCCAATCCCACGTTCACCGTGGGAACCTTGCAAAGCGGCAACTACACTAACACGCAGACCGCCGACAACACCTACATGCAGGTAAGAGAGGGCTGGACTTTTATAGGCATACAACTTGTCGCCTGCCTGGACATGCAGCTCAACAGGTGGCAGACCTTCAACGAGGCCCCGCGCAACAAGCTGCTGGACATCGCCATCGAGCTGGAAGGTTACCAGAACAACGCCGCCGACAGCTGGTACGTGCAGTTCTACAACTACGACGCGGGAGCCTGGGACACTTCCTGGTATTTCCTGGGAAGCCTTCCCACCACGCCGGACGGGACCCTGCGGGTGGCCGTGGGGAATGCCGTCCTGGCCCGCCGGTTCGTGAGCGCCGCGGGCGAGTTCCAGCTGCGCTTCGTCGACAACAACACCGTGAGCGGGGGCACGGACTCGACGCGCACCCGCCTCTATATCGACCTGTTGCGGGCCCGCTTCGTCTACGACATCACCCCGCCCGCCTCCACCATCTCAGCGCCCGCGGACATGGAGTACACCAACGCCCATTCCTACACGGTACGGGGCGTTTCCGGCGATCCCGGGCAGGATCCCAGCGGCGTTTCCCTGGTGGAGGTCTCCACCGATGGCGGCGGCAGCTGGAACGCGGCGACGCCCGCGGCGCCCGGCGATTACTCCTCCTGGTCCTACAACTGGACGATCCCGGGGGAGGGGACCTACACCGTGCGCAGCCGCGCCACGGACCGAGTGAACAACGTGGAGACGCCGGGGGCGGGGGTCAGGGTGGTGGTGGACTGGACCCCGCCGCAGGTCTACTCGGTCACCCCTCCCGGCGGGAGCATCAACGTGGGCGTCGGCACATTGGTCACCGCGAGGTTCAGCGAGGCCAACGGCATAAAAGCTGGGACCGTCAATGCCTCCACCTTCACCCTCACGGACGAGGAGGGGACCCCTATCGCGGGTTCCGTCACCTACGATCCCGGCACCATGACGGCCACCTTCGATCCCGCGAACGACCTCTTCTACGGTTATGTCTACACAGCCCGCCTCACCACGGGAATAACCGACGTGGCGGGAAACCCGCTGCCCGCCGATTATTCCTGGTCCTTCCGCACCGCGGACATCCTCACCATGAGCCTGGTGGACACCTACAACCGCGACGGCACCCCGGGCGGCGGGGCGGTGGATTTCGGCTCCATGAACCCGGAGGGCTCCCCTTACGTGGTGGGAGGGGGGACCCCACCCTACGCCGTGAAGCTGCGGGTACTCAGCTCCACCGGCTGGAACCTCTTCACCAACGCCATCTCCGACCTCACGGACGCCTCCCAGGCCCCCCCGGCCGTCATCCCCATCTCGCAGCTGCAGTGGATGCTCAGCGGGGGAGGTTCCTGGACCCCCTTCACGCTGCTCGCGTCCCAGGTTTATCCCGCCGCACGGAACAGGACACCGCAACCGGGAGGAAGCGAGCTCCCCTTCCACCTCAGGCTCGACCTTACCTGGGAAGACCTTCCAGGTAACTACTCCACCACCATCGTCTTCCTCGCCATGGTCCAACCCTGA
- a CDS encoding helix-turn-helix domain containing protein produces MKGSVGTTTSIYHTRLPHQWELERMMGEGLSREARRRLRWIEHFRSCGNARMTCRHFAISPTTFYKWLKRYLKRGLRGLEDLPRTPKRKRVSEIPWQTIQLICDLRREHPAWSKHKIAVILKRDYGIRLSSSSVGRVLKRKGLYDKRVSRKKSRAAKRRKARLRSEGWMRKAFPGCLI; encoded by the coding sequence ATGAAGGGTTCAGTTGGAACCACTACTAGTATCTACCACACCAGGCTTCCCCATCAATGGGAGTTGGAGAGAATGATGGGCGAGGGTCTCTCCAGGGAGGCCAGAAGGAGGCTGCGCTGGATAGAGCACTTTCGCAGCTGCGGAAATGCCAGGATGACCTGCCGCCACTTCGCCATCTCCCCCACCACCTTCTACAAGTGGCTGAAGAGGTACCTGAAACGGGGGCTCAGGGGACTGGAGGACCTCCCCCGCACCCCGAAAAGGAAAAGGGTCTCCGAGATCCCCTGGCAGACGATCCAGCTCATCTGCGACTTAAGGAGAGAGCACCCCGCCTGGTCCAAGCACAAGATAGCGGTGATACTCAAGAGGGACTACGGCATCCGCCTTTCTTCCTCCAGCGTGGGAAGGGTTCTCAAAAGGAAGGGCCTCTACGATAAGAGGGTCTCCAGAAAGAAGAGCCGGGCGGCCAAAAGGAGGAAGGCTCGCCTGCGCTCGGAGGGCTGGATGAGGAAGGCCTTCCCGGGGTGCCTCATCCA
- a CDS encoding PAS domain S-box protein, producing the protein MGMDMGWKGKKVSGGGEEYFRLLVENALDLIVVLDGEGRVSFVSPSVQRLLGYTPEEFQRRSIFEYIHPEDLAESRRNLAIAIERPGVARYSLQRIRHRDGTWRWHEATALNLLDHPVVKGLVVNSRDVTEREMAARMTRAQRDFALKVGEARELEEVLDLALEAVLDAADLDAGAIYLVEEESGDLVLGCSRGLSEAFLAEVDRYAEGSANHRIVREGKPVYVEYRDFPVPKTEAKEAEGLKSLAVIPLFHEGRLLGCLNAASHRDAAVPAPAREVMEVLASQLARAIAQAKITAALKESEEKFRLLAEHAEDLVYRIRLKPEQRFEYVSPSATAITGYTPEEHYADPWLGYKIVHPEDRKILEEAAGAGGEPRREVVLRWIRKDGSVIWTEQRNTPVYDEKGELVALEGIARDVTARKRMEKELEESRRELAVLLSNLPGMAYRCRNDPQWTMLFVSEGCRELTGHDPSDLVGNAVLSYADLVHPDDRERIWEEVQEALARGEPFRLIYRIHHASGELKWVWEQGRGIPDEEGNLPYLEGFITDFTERMMAERMTRVQRDLAWMVAGDYSLREVLERAAEGILHATGMESIAIYLVEEETGGLRMRFHRGIGEEMALLTDYLKPENPVFLSMLEGRSLFFEGAAFPGTERSGELPVPEDARSAAFVPIRFRGETAGCLVVSSRRMEEVPRWMRDFLELSCAQIEQALRHRRLLDALRESEGRYRLLHDFAGEAIFGYDREFRLVSINRRACEAVGYDKEELLGKSVLELGIIHPEDLDKVIAGMGALFAGEDLYTEEIRLVRRDGSVIVTEMTGAAIRDEQGRLVEISNIARDVTERRLVEQALRESAERYRVTFEATGTAMFHVLRDATISDVNLEAERIFGYTREEMVGKMRYMELLVPEEVERVKDYSRKLLHGEIEGPIRYEIVARHRSGRPIPAIITVSMLPGIGESVISLLDISDKRAYENELERRAEQMRDFLDIAAHELRHPATLLKGYAMTLEKHGEEMDAADREEALRAIQRGSDRLVGIVEELLEVSRIERGRVVLEKKEAALAPLVERALEEMRAKGVDREISFRPPGDPGTAFVDAEKLVRLLIILLDNAVRYSPPGSPIEVTAERGEGTVVFSVLDRGVGVPEEERERVFERFYQVGDVLHHAGPGLGLGLYIGKSIVDSHGGRIWHEPREGGGSAFRFTIPV; encoded by the coding sequence ATGGGGATGGACATGGGATGGAAGGGGAAGAAGGTTAGCGGAGGCGGGGAGGAATACTTCCGCCTCCTGGTGGAGAACGCGCTGGACCTCATCGTCGTCCTTGACGGAGAAGGCCGGGTGTCCTTCGTGAGCCCCTCCGTGCAGCGCCTCCTCGGGTACACCCCCGAGGAATTTCAGAGGCGGAGCATCTTCGAGTACATCCACCCCGAGGACCTCGCGGAGAGCAGGCGCAATCTCGCCATCGCTATCGAGCGCCCCGGCGTGGCCCGGTATTCCCTGCAGAGGATAAGGCACAGGGACGGCACCTGGCGCTGGCACGAGGCCACGGCCCTGAACCTCCTCGACCACCCCGTGGTGAAGGGACTGGTGGTGAATTCCCGGGATGTCACCGAGCGCGAGATGGCGGCGAGGATGACCAGGGCACAGAGGGATTTCGCGCTCAAGGTGGGGGAGGCGCGGGAACTCGAGGAAGTCCTCGACCTCGCCCTGGAGGCGGTGCTCGATGCCGCCGACCTTGACGCGGGGGCGATCTACCTGGTGGAGGAGGAAAGCGGGGACCTGGTGCTGGGGTGCAGCCGGGGGCTATCGGAAGCTTTTCTTGCCGAGGTGGACCGTTATGCCGAAGGCTCCGCCAACCACCGCATCGTGCGCGAGGGGAAACCGGTTTACGTGGAATACAGGGACTTCCCGGTTCCCAAGACGGAGGCGAAAGAGGCGGAGGGGCTCAAGTCCCTGGCGGTGATCCCCCTGTTCCACGAGGGCCGTCTGCTGGGATGCCTCAACGCGGCTTCTCACCGCGATGCCGCCGTGCCCGCCCCGGCCAGGGAGGTCATGGAGGTGCTGGCTTCGCAGCTGGCGAGGGCCATCGCGCAGGCGAAGATCACCGCCGCCCTGAAAGAATCGGAGGAGAAATTCCGCCTTTTAGCCGAGCACGCCGAGGATCTCGTCTACCGCATCAGGCTGAAGCCGGAACAGAGGTTCGAGTACGTGAGCCCCTCGGCCACCGCCATCACCGGGTATACCCCGGAGGAGCATTACGCGGATCCCTGGCTCGGTTACAAGATCGTGCATCCCGAGGATAGGAAGATCCTGGAAGAAGCCGCCGGGGCGGGCGGCGAGCCCAGAAGGGAAGTGGTGCTGCGCTGGATCCGCAAGGACGGCTCGGTTATCTGGACGGAGCAGAGGAACACCCCCGTCTACGACGAAAAGGGTGAGCTGGTGGCCCTGGAGGGCATCGCCCGCGACGTCACCGCGCGGAAAAGGATGGAAAAGGAGCTGGAGGAGAGCCGCCGCGAGCTGGCCGTCCTGTTGAGCAACCTACCCGGCATGGCCTACCGCTGCCGCAACGATCCACAATGGACCATGCTCTTCGTCAGCGAAGGATGCCGCGAGCTCACCGGGCACGACCCCTCCGACCTGGTGGGAAACGCCGTGCTTTCCTACGCCGACCTGGTCCACCCGGACGACCGGGAAAGGATCTGGGAGGAGGTCCAGGAGGCACTGGCAAGGGGGGAGCCCTTCCGGCTCATCTACCGCATCCACCATGCCTCCGGGGAGCTCAAGTGGGTATGGGAACAGGGAAGGGGCATCCCGGACGAGGAGGGAAACCTGCCCTACCTGGAGGGTTTCATCACCGATTTCACCGAGCGCATGATGGCGGAGAGGATGACGCGCGTGCAGCGCGACCTTGCCTGGATGGTGGCCGGTGACTATTCCCTGCGGGAAGTGCTGGAGAGGGCCGCGGAGGGGATACTTCACGCCACCGGCATGGAAAGTATTGCCATATATCTGGTGGAAGAGGAAACGGGCGGGCTGAGGATGCGCTTCCACCGGGGCATCGGCGAGGAGATGGCCCTCCTGACGGATTACCTCAAGCCGGAGAACCCCGTTTTCCTGTCTATGCTTGAGGGTAGATCGCTCTTCTTCGAGGGAGCGGCTTTTCCCGGGACGGAGCGAAGCGGGGAATTGCCGGTGCCGGAGGACGCCAGAAGCGCGGCCTTCGTTCCCATTCGCTTCCGGGGCGAAACTGCGGGCTGCCTCGTCGTCTCTTCCCGGCGCATGGAAGAGGTCCCCCGCTGGATGAGGGATTTCCTCGAGCTCTCCTGCGCCCAGATCGAGCAGGCCCTCCGACATCGCCGTCTCCTCGACGCCCTGCGGGAGTCGGAGGGCAGGTACCGCCTGCTCCACGATTTCGCCGGCGAGGCCATCTTCGGATACGACCGCGAGTTCAGGCTGGTGAGCATCAACCGCAGGGCCTGCGAGGCCGTCGGGTACGATAAGGAAGAGCTGCTGGGAAAAAGCGTGCTGGAGCTGGGTATCATCCACCCCGAGGACCTGGACAAGGTCATCGCGGGCATGGGCGCCCTCTTCGCGGGGGAGGATCTGTACACCGAGGAGATCAGGCTGGTGCGTCGCGACGGGTCGGTCATCGTCACCGAGATGACCGGCGCCGCCATCCGGGACGAGCAGGGTCGCCTGGTGGAGATATCCAACATAGCCCGCGACGTGACCGAGCGCAGGCTGGTCGAGCAGGCCCTGCGGGAAAGCGCGGAGCGCTACCGCGTCACCTTCGAGGCCACCGGCACCGCCATGTTCCACGTGTTGCGGGACGCCACCATCTCGGACGTGAACCTTGAGGCGGAGAGGATCTTCGGATACACGCGCGAGGAGATGGTGGGCAAGATGCGCTACATGGAACTGCTCGTGCCCGAGGAGGTGGAGAGGGTCAAGGACTATTCCCGCAAGCTGCTGCACGGGGAGATAGAGGGCCCCATCCGGTACGAGATAGTGGCCAGGCACAGGTCCGGCCGTCCCATCCCCGCCATCATCACCGTGTCCATGCTCCCCGGGATAGGCGAAAGCGTCATCTCGCTCTTGGACATCTCGGACAAGAGGGCATACGAGAACGAGCTGGAGAGGCGGGCGGAGCAGATGCGCGACTTCCTCGACATCGCGGCCCACGAGCTAAGGCATCCCGCCACCCTGCTCAAGGGATACGCCATGACCCTGGAGAAGCACGGTGAGGAAATGGACGCCGCGGACCGGGAGGAGGCCCTGCGAGCCATCCAGAGGGGGTCCGACCGGCTGGTGGGCATTGTGGAGGAGCTCCTGGAGGTCTCCCGCATTGAGCGCGGCCGCGTGGTGCTGGAGAAGAAGGAAGCGGCATTGGCTCCCTTGGTCGAGAGGGCACTGGAGGAGATGCGGGCGAAGGGGGTGGACAGGGAGATATCCTTCCGCCCCCCCGGCGACCCGGGCACGGCTTTCGTGGATGCCGAGAAACTGGTGCGCCTGCTGATCATCCTCCTGGACAACGCGGTGAGGTATTCCCCGCCGGGCTCGCCCATCGAGGTGACGGCGGAGAGGGGCGAAGGGACGGTCGTCTTTTCCGTGCTGGACCGCGGCGTGGGCGTCCCCGAGGAGGAGCGCGAGCGTGTCTTCGAGCGTTTCTACCAGGTGGGGGACGTGCTGCACCACGCCGGCCCCGGCCTCGGCCTGGGGTTGTACATCGGGAAGAGCATCGTGGACAGTCACGGCGGCAGGATATGGCACGAGCCCCGCGAGGGGGGCGGTTCCGCCTTCCGCTTCACCATACCCGTCTGA
- a CDS encoding radical SAM protein, which translates to MRSTEAYPVLAPGVFLKQLETDCVYNAGNDELYELSPEAFHFLARCDGTRALGDMDVEVEEEFLSYCLEEGILELAHEPTPRPVRCGVNERPSLRYLMVEVTDRCNLRCRHCYLGDAGRDDLAWDTLYGLLDDFDDLGGLRLMITGGEPLLYPHFAALNDALAGRTYRAVLITNGTLLKDTDLRYLRFHEIQFSLDGLQEGHEVLRGKGTFRPAMAALEEALAQGIDVSVATVMHRRNLHELEDLGELLSGLGVSSWTLEFPVPSGRMAEHRDLMPGVEESLAYFDLEWGSGPHEGAEGYACGAHLAAVDTGGRLIKCGYYRNPSGGAVSAGLRPAWRNLPRMRPEGACAACPLLSECGGGCRFRAELLEGPGGRDPLMCARMGLLPGKRP; encoded by the coding sequence ATGCGCTCGACTGAGGCTTACCCCGTCCTCGCCCCCGGCGTCTTCCTCAAGCAACTGGAAACGGACTGCGTCTACAACGCGGGAAACGACGAGCTTTACGAGCTTTCCCCCGAAGCCTTCCATTTCCTCGCGCGCTGCGATGGGACCAGGGCCCTCGGGGATATGGATGTGGAGGTGGAAGAGGAGTTCCTCTCCTACTGCCTGGAGGAGGGCATCCTGGAGCTCGCCCACGAGCCCACCCCCCGCCCGGTGAGATGCGGCGTCAACGAGAGGCCCTCCCTGCGTTACCTCATGGTGGAGGTGACCGACCGCTGCAACCTGCGCTGCCGCCACTGCTACCTGGGGGACGCGGGACGCGACGACCTGGCTTGGGACACCCTGTACGGGCTCCTCGACGATTTCGACGACCTCGGGGGCCTGCGCCTGATGATCACCGGCGGTGAGCCCCTCCTCTATCCTCACTTCGCGGCCCTCAACGATGCGCTGGCCGGCCGCACCTACCGCGCCGTGCTCATAACCAACGGAACCCTGCTCAAGGACACCGACCTGCGTTACCTGCGCTTCCACGAGATCCAGTTCTCGCTGGACGGGCTGCAGGAAGGGCACGAGGTCCTGCGCGGCAAGGGGACCTTCCGCCCCGCCATGGCGGCGCTGGAGGAAGCCCTCGCGCAGGGCATCGACGTCTCGGTGGCCACGGTGATGCACCGGCGCAACCTCCATGAACTGGAAGACCTGGGCGAGTTGCTCTCCGGGCTGGGAGTGTCATCCTGGACCCTGGAGTTCCCCGTCCCCTCCGGGCGCATGGCGGAGCACCGCGACCTGATGCCCGGCGTGGAGGAATCCCTTGCCTACTTCGACCTGGAATGGGGATCCGGTCCCCACGAGGGCGCCGAGGGATACGCCTGCGGTGCGCACCTGGCTGCCGTGGACACCGGCGGCAGGCTCATCAAGTGCGGCTATTACCGGAACCCGAGCGGGGGCGCGGTGAGCGCCGGCCTGCGCCCGGCCTGGCGGAATCTCCCCAGGATGAGGCCGGAGGGCGCCTGCGCCGCCTGCCCCCTGCTAAGTGAATGCGGCGGGGGGTGCCGTTTCCGCGCCGAACTCCTTGAAGGGCCCGGGGGCCGCGACCCCCTCATGTGCGCCCGCATGGGCCTCCTCCCCGGCAAACGCCCCTGA